A stretch of Fundicoccus culcitae DNA encodes these proteins:
- the mazE gene encoding type II toxin-antitoxin system PemI/MazE family antitoxin translates to MLNTKTRMQGNSVVVTLPSATEFKISPNEEYIVTYGDGGSIMLVPKIDNPFLVAEKGAFYETDEWEEMEPLGNEL, encoded by the coding sequence ATGTTGAACACTAAAACAAGAATGCAAGGAAATTCAGTTGTTGTTACTTTACCATCTGCTACGGAATTTAAAATTAGTCCTAATGAAGAATATATTGTCACTTATGGCGATGGTGGGTCTATTATGCTTGTCCCTAAAATTGACAATCCATTTCTAGTTGCTGAAAAAGGTGCATTTTATGAAACTGATGAGTGGGAAGAAATGGAACCCCTAGGTAACGAGTTATGA
- a CDS encoding DUF3870 domain-containing protein, with product MNYSDNSVYITGQGRIGKNDAIGSVYSIFALSLIIDRDTEIIEDVDCTAALGLTGAFVRQLMVGKRIIADADEIIKQIQERFFGTSRNALLTAFKDSVNRYKIEFK from the coding sequence ATGAATTATAGTGATAATAGTGTTTATATAACTGGGCAAGGCAGAATTGGTAAAAATGATGCGATTGGATCAGTATATTCTATCTTTGCATTATCTCTTATTATTGATAGGGACACTGAAATTATCGAAGATGTTGATTGTACAGCTGCGTTAGGGTTAACTGGTGCTTTTGTAAGACAATTGATGGTCGGTAAAAGAATTATCGCAGATGCTGATGAAATAATTAAGCAAATTCAAGAGAGGTTCTTTGGTACTTCTCGGAACGCTTTATTAACAGCTTTTAAAGATTCTGTTAATCGTTATAAAATTGAATTTAAATAA
- a CDS encoding dicarboxylate/amino acid:cation symporter: MNVLKKINNLSLVVKIFVGFIIGILVGVILGESATVLAPLGNLFLRLLSMLVLPLVFSAIVSGITNTPSMKDLADVGVKSLVLFVLMTAISVLTGIVTANVLQPGRNSTLTLVVDPNQQVESLSFVDTILQMFPSNVFESFSNGSMLQVIVFALFFGICIVMVGEQAKTVKKFFDQTAIIMYKMTNLVIGFAPIGVAGLIANVIGSQGIESLLSLGRFIIMLHVGLAILIFVVQGLFILIGTGMNPLKFFKALSKSIAMAFATDSSSAALPIAMEELQTNLDVPESIASFVMPVGTNLSKSGSAFYQAFAVIFVSQVVGVDLAFTEQFTLFVTVVLAALGTAGIPSASIVMLSLSLGSVGMPLEAIGILAGIDRIIGGQRTVPNVITNAAIAKIVSRKRGE; encoded by the coding sequence ATGAATGTACTAAAAAAGATAAATAATTTGTCTTTAGTCGTTAAAATATTTGTTGGATTTATCATTGGTATTTTAGTCGGTGTTATTCTTGGTGAGAGCGCTACAGTTTTAGCTCCTTTGGGGAATTTATTTTTAAGGCTATTATCCATGCTGGTTTTACCATTGGTATTCTCAGCAATTGTATCTGGTATTACAAATACACCAAGTATGAAGGATTTAGCTGATGTAGGTGTAAAATCTCTAGTTCTATTTGTACTAATGACTGCTATATCGGTTCTTACTGGGATAGTTACAGCTAATGTTTTGCAACCTGGACGTAATTCTACTTTAACATTAGTTGTTGACCCAAATCAGCAAGTAGAATCTTTATCTTTTGTTGATACAATATTGCAGATGTTTCCAAGTAATGTATTTGAATCATTTAGCAATGGTTCAATGCTGCAAGTGATCGTATTTGCACTCTTTTTCGGTATTTGTATTGTAATGGTTGGTGAACAGGCAAAAACTGTTAAAAAGTTTTTTGATCAAACAGCAATAATTATGTATAAGATGACAAATTTAGTGATTGGATTTGCTCCGATTGGAGTAGCCGGTTTAATTGCCAATGTGATTGGTAGTCAAGGGATCGAATCATTATTATCACTTGGCCGCTTTATCATTATGCTACATGTTGGATTAGCTATTTTAATTTTTGTGGTTCAAGGTCTGTTTATTTTGATTGGTACAGGAATGAATCCATTAAAATTTTTTAAAGCTTTGAGTAAATCTATTGCGATGGCTTTTGCAACTGATAGTTCTTCAGCGGCATTACCAATTGCTATGGAAGAACTACAAACAAATCTAGATGTGCCGGAATCCATCGCGAGTTTTGTTATGCCTGTCGGAACTAACTTAAGTAAGAGTGGAAGTGCTTTTTATCAAGCATTTGCCGTTATTTTCGTTAGTCAGGTTGTTGGAGTCGATTTAGCTTTTACGGAACAATTTACATTGTTTGTAACAGTTGTTTTAGCGGCTTTAGGGACTGCAGGTATACCTAGTGCATCAATTGTTATGTTATCTTTGTCACTTGGAAGTGTGGGAATGCCGCTAGAAGCAATTGGAATCTTAGCAGGTATTGATCGTATTATTGGAGGTCAAAGGACGGTTCCTAATGTAATTACGAATGCAGCTATAGCAAAAATAGTATCAAGAAAAAGAGGAGAATAA
- a CDS encoding serine hydroxymethyltransferase, translated as MYLENSFEKIQAFDPEMAQLVIDEEERQASTLCLIASENYASPLAVGLEGSIFANKNAEGYPGRRYVGGVELADKVENLAKDRIAELFGAEHVNVQSMSATVGNVAILRGVLKPGDTILSMELDHGGHLSHGAAFHYSGKEYNAVFYGVNEETEMIDMEQVEALAKEYKPKLIICGASSYPRQIDYKRFAEIAHENDALLFADIAHPVGLIIAGIVPSPFPHADIVSTSTHKTWRGSRGGGVVMCKKKLARKIDSAIFPGIQGAPKMDMIAARAVQAKESATDLFKEYQQQVAKNAQVLAEELTNNGLRLVSGGTDTHLILVDVRNLIESGQLAEQVLESVGIVTNKNMIPFDPQPASVSSGLRIGTPALTTRGFKEDDIKKVAKLIVTTLKNKDDEYVLAEVKQEVDELIKGFPLFSDEWLAK; from the coding sequence ATGTACTTAGAAAATTCATTTGAAAAAATCCAAGCATTTGATCCTGAAATGGCACAATTAGTAATAGATGAAGAGGAACGTCAAGCGTCGACCCTGTGTTTGATTGCGTCTGAAAATTATGCGTCACCATTGGCTGTTGGTTTAGAAGGTTCAATTTTTGCAAACAAAAATGCCGAAGGTTACCCAGGTAGACGTTATGTTGGTGGTGTTGAATTAGCAGATAAAGTTGAGAATTTAGCTAAAGACCGAATTGCTGAACTATTTGGGGCTGAACATGTTAATGTTCAAAGTATGAGCGCAACAGTTGGAAATGTAGCTATTTTACGGGGAGTCTTAAAACCTGGTGATACTATATTATCAATGGAATTAGATCATGGTGGTCATTTATCTCATGGTGCAGCTTTCCATTACAGTGGTAAGGAATATAATGCTGTTTTTTATGGGGTTAATGAAGAAACTGAAATGATTGATATGGAACAAGTAGAAGCTTTAGCCAAGGAATATAAACCAAAATTAATTATTTGTGGGGCGTCTTCTTACCCTCGTCAAATTGATTATAAACGCTTTGCTGAAATTGCTCACGAAAATGATGCGTTATTATTCGCTGATATCGCCCATCCAGTAGGGCTGATTATCGCTGGGATTGTTCCATCACCGTTTCCGCATGCGGATATTGTTTCAACTTCGACACACAAAACATGGCGTGGATCACGTGGTGGAGGAGTTGTTATGTGTAAGAAAAAATTAGCTCGTAAAATTGACTCAGCAATTTTCCCTGGTATACAAGGGGCACCTAAAATGGATATGATTGCAGCACGTGCAGTTCAAGCTAAAGAAAGTGCTACGGATTTATTTAAAGAATACCAACAACAAGTCGCTAAAAATGCTCAAGTATTAGCTGAAGAGTTAACAAATAATGGGTTAAGATTGGTTTCTGGTGGGACAGATACACACCTTATATTAGTAGATGTCCGCAACTTAATCGAATCAGGACAACTTGCAGAACAAGTTTTAGAAAGTGTTGGAATTGTAACTAATAAAAACATGATTCCTTTTGATCCACAACCTGCGTCAGTTTCAAGTGGTTTGAGAATTGGAACTCCAGCTTTGACAACTCGTGGTTTTAAAGAAGATGATATTAAAAAAGTAGCTAAATTGATTGTTACAACTTTGAAAAATAAAGATGATGAATACGTATTGGCTGAAGTAAAACAAGAAGTGGATGAATTAATTAAAGGATTCCCACTTTTTTCAGATGAATGGTTAGCTAAATAA
- a CDS encoding folate family ECF transporter S component, with amino-acid sequence MNSNKPRLSTRTITFAGLLIALNVVLNLFVLPIGNIIEITIAFLPILYAGYYFGPWIAGVIAVIGDVLGFIIRPAGFFFIGFTFNAWVSGMIYGYILHNKPVTWKRVAVAVIVQNLIVSVILTPIWLQIMYGTALLSVPRLIRVVIMVPIEIALAYFMLNRFDYRMEK; translated from the coding sequence ATGAATAGCAACAAACCACGTCTGTCAACGCGGACGATTACGTTTGCGGGGCTGTTGATTGCGTTAAATGTGGTACTGAATTTATTTGTTTTACCGATTGGGAATATTATTGAGATAACCATTGCTTTTTTACCAATATTATATGCGGGTTACTATTTTGGACCTTGGATTGCCGGTGTCATTGCAGTGATAGGGGACGTGCTAGGTTTTATTATTCGTCCGGCTGGCTTCTTCTTTATCGGTTTTACCTTTAATGCTTGGGTATCCGGTATGATTTATGGCTATATTTTGCATAATAAACCCGTGACTTGGAAGCGTGTCGCCGTTGCGGTGATCGTACAAAATCTAATTGTCAGTGTTATTTTAACCCCTATTTGGCTACAAATTATGTATGGGACGGCTTTGTTGTCGGTTCCTAGATTGATTCGGGTGGTCATTATGGTACCCATTGAGATTGCTTTAGCCTACTTTATGTTAAATAGATTTGATTATAGAATGGAGAAATAA
- a CDS encoding formate--tetrahydrofolate ligase — MTEFLTDAQIAQQAELKPITEIIDNLGLDQDMFELYGKYKAKLNIHGLKDQKADGKLILVTAISPTPAGEGKTTTSIGLGDGLNRIGKKAVIALREPSLGPVFGMKGGAAGGGYSQVVPMEDINLHFTGDFHAIGAANNLLAALIDNHIHHGNALNIDTRRIVWKRVVDMNDRQLRNIVDGLGGKANGVPREDSYEITVASEVMAILCLAKDITDLKERLSRIVIGYNYDSDPITAGDLKAQGAMAALLKEAIKPNLVQTLEHNPVFIHGGPFANIAHGCNSVIATETALKLGDYTVTEAGFGADLGAEKFIDIKGRELGRKPDAVVLVATIRALKMHGGLKKTELKGEDLVALEKGLPNLMKHIENIQTVYNLPLVVAINKFPTDTDAELALVTEKVNALGVEVSLSDVWAKGGEGAIDLAEKVVKIAEQPSQGTFVYEDDTTIKEKIEAIVTKVYGGNKVVYGAGVLTELKNIEANGYGNLPVCMAKTQYSFTDNPKVLGRPTDFEVDIRGVKLSAGAGFIVVLTGEMMTMPGLPKVPASEGIDLSEDGVISGLF, encoded by the coding sequence ATGACAGAATTTTTAACGGATGCTCAAATTGCGCAACAAGCGGAATTAAAACCCATTACTGAAATTATTGATAACTTAGGTTTGGATCAAGACATGTTTGAGTTGTATGGTAAATATAAAGCCAAATTAAATATCCATGGTTTAAAAGATCAAAAAGCAGATGGTAAATTGATTTTAGTGACTGCAATTAGCCCAACGCCAGCGGGTGAAGGAAAAACGACTACATCGATTGGATTAGGAGACGGCTTGAATCGGATTGGAAAAAAAGCGGTCATCGCTTTAAGAGAGCCTTCTTTAGGTCCTGTTTTTGGGATGAAGGGTGGCGCTGCGGGCGGTGGTTATTCACAAGTTGTGCCAATGGAAGATATTAACTTACATTTCACGGGTGACTTTCATGCGATTGGGGCAGCTAACAACTTGTTAGCGGCTTTAATTGATAATCATATCCACCATGGGAATGCCTTGAATATTGACACGCGTCGCATTGTTTGGAAACGTGTCGTTGATATGAACGATCGTCAATTAAGAAATATCGTTGATGGCCTTGGGGGTAAAGCCAATGGGGTGCCGCGTGAAGATAGTTATGAAATTACCGTGGCTTCTGAAGTCATGGCGATTTTATGTTTAGCGAAGGATATTACTGATTTGAAAGAGCGTTTATCACGCATCGTGATTGGCTATAATTATGATTCAGATCCAATAACAGCAGGTGATTTAAAAGCGCAAGGTGCCATGGCTGCCTTATTAAAAGAAGCGATTAAACCAAACTTGGTTCAAACTTTAGAACATAATCCAGTCTTTATTCATGGGGGACCATTTGCGAATATTGCACATGGTTGTAACTCAGTGATTGCAACGGAAACAGCTTTGAAATTGGGTGACTATACGGTAACCGAAGCTGGATTTGGAGCGGACTTAGGGGCAGAGAAATTCATTGATATTAAGGGTCGTGAATTAGGGCGGAAACCCGATGCGGTGGTTTTAGTGGCGACCATTCGTGCCTTGAAGATGCACGGTGGTTTGAAGAAAACGGAATTGAAGGGCGAAGATTTGGTGGCTTTGGAAAAAGGTTTACCAAACTTGATGAAGCATATTGAGAATATTCAAACGGTTTACAACTTGCCGTTAGTCGTTGCGATTAACAAATTCCCTACGGATACCGATGCTGAATTGGCTTTAGTGACTGAAAAAGTGAATGCACTAGGTGTTGAAGTATCCTTATCAGACGTTTGGGCAAAAGGTGGCGAAGGGGCGATTGATTTAGCAGAAAAAGTGGTGAAGATTGCTGAACAACCTTCACAAGGTACTTTTGTTTATGAAGATGATACGACCATTAAAGAAAAAATCGAAGCGATCGTGACTAAGGTTTATGGTGGTAACAAAGTCGTTTACGGTGCGGGTGTTTTAACTGAATTGAAGAATATCGAAGCGAATGGTTATGGGAACTTGCCTGTGTGTATGGCCAAGACCCAATATTCATTTACTGACAATCCTAAAGTTTTAGGACGACCAACAGACTTCGAAGTAGATATCCGTGGTGTAAAACTTTCTGCGGGTGCTGGGTTTATCGTTGTCTTAACGGGTGAAATGATGACTATGCCAGGATTACCAAAAGTACCGGCGTCAGAAGGTATTGATTTAAGTGAAGATGGCGTGATTAGTGGGTTATTCTAA
- a CDS encoding 5-formyltetrahydrofolate cyclo-ligase, whose product MKAVKKALRQEMLALRASLSDDYRLSSDQAIVEHVLASELYENAKVVFCFVSMPGEVNTQPIIEDAIAKGKVVCVPKVMAKGHMEAFQIKSYNDFEVSDYGIREPKAGSLLIEPDQIDLGIIPNIVVSKDGYRLGYGGGFYDRYLLRSKMVRLAVCREALIQEVLPIEAHDEKVDFIASETGLIEV is encoded by the coding sequence ATGAAGGCAGTTAAGAAAGCTTTACGTCAGGAAATGCTAGCTCTAAGAGCTAGCTTGTCTGACGATTATAGGTTGTCGTCTGATCAAGCGATTGTTGAACATGTGCTGGCTTCTGAGTTGTATGAGAATGCTAAGGTAGTGTTTTGTTTTGTGAGTATGCCTGGGGAAGTTAATACACAACCGATTATTGAGGATGCAATAGCTAAAGGGAAAGTGGTCTGTGTGCCTAAAGTAATGGCTAAAGGGCATATGGAGGCTTTTCAAATTAAGTCGTATAATGATTTTGAAGTGAGTGATTATGGCATTCGTGAGCCAAAAGCGGGTAGTTTGTTAATTGAACCAGACCAAATTGATTTGGGGATCATACCCAATATTGTGGTGTCGAAAGATGGCTATCGCTTGGGTTATGGCGGTGGCTTTTATGATAGGTATCTATTAAGGTCTAAGATGGTGCGTTTAGCGGTTTGTCGGGAGGCGTTAATTCAAGAAGTCTTGCCGATTGAGGCACATGATGAAAAAGTTGATTTTATTGCTTCGGAAACAGGTTTGATAGAAGTTTAA
- a CDS encoding cyclodeaminase/cyclohydrolase family protein gives MESEQFLESLASDAAAPGGGGGSAYTAAIGVSLSEMALNISLKTAKADDVELMNEVIPQLAYLRKKFYQMIDADAEAFLPLSQAYKLPKTDPLRDDKIQAGLVSAAKAPLELMRLSYHAIRQHKKALTLSSKMMVSDVGTGVIISLSALKGAHINVLVNSRLMTSDGYRKTFEDEANHLLEDGSKIADYVYSEVLKLMR, from the coding sequence GTGGAAAGTGAACAGTTTTTAGAATCATTGGCTTCAGATGCAGCGGCGCCCGGAGGGGGCGGTGGTTCTGCGTATACTGCTGCAATTGGGGTGTCGTTATCCGAAATGGCATTGAATATTTCTTTGAAAACGGCTAAGGCTGATGATGTTGAATTAATGAATGAAGTCATACCGCAATTAGCGTATTTAAGGAAAAAGTTCTACCAAATGATTGATGCGGATGCTGAGGCTTTTCTTCCACTATCTCAAGCTTATAAATTACCTAAGACTGATCCTTTACGGGATGATAAAATTCAAGCAGGGTTAGTGTCTGCAGCCAAAGCGCCTTTAGAGTTAATGCGTTTAAGTTATCATGCCATTCGTCAACATAAGAAAGCTTTGACTTTATCGAGCAAAATGATGGTGAGTGATGTGGGAACTGGAGTCATTATTTCTTTGTCCGCTTTGAAAGGTGCACATATCAATGTGTTGGTCAATTCACGCTTGATGACAAGTGATGGTTATCGAAAAACATTTGAAGATGAAGCGAATCATTTATTAGAAGATGGAAGTAAAATAGCGGATTATGTGTATTCTGAAGTACTAAAATTAATGAGGTGA
- a CDS encoding bifunctional 5,10-methylenetetrahydrofolate dehydrogenase/5,10-methenyltetrahydrofolate cyclohydrolase, whose translation MSIIMNGKEIAQEIHASNLEQVERLIEQGIQPKMAFIRVGDDPASKGYHRSAIKKAENNNIECDSFVYPADVDADEFFKDYAKINERSDIHGILVLRPLPEHLSYEKISQEIDPDKDVDGMSPFNIGKTFAPKPTDFVPITPMSVMRMLEHYEINVKGKEVVVVGHSLVVGRPLSMLLVDKGATVTICHIDTKDTKAHTQKADVLVTATGKKWLITKDHVKEGAVVVDVGTSYEVDGKVYGDVFFDEVEPIASYINPVPGGIGSITSEILSERVIYSASKGVEG comes from the coding sequence GTGAGCATCATCATGAATGGAAAAGAAATTGCTCAAGAAATACATGCCAGTAATTTAGAACAAGTCGAAAGATTAATTGAACAAGGGATTCAGCCTAAGATGGCTTTTATTCGTGTTGGAGATGATCCCGCTTCAAAGGGGTATCACCGGTCAGCTATTAAAAAAGCGGAAAATAATAATATCGAATGCGACTCATTTGTGTATCCTGCGGATGTCGATGCCGATGAGTTTTTTAAAGACTATGCAAAAATTAATGAACGGTCAGATATCCATGGTATTTTAGTGTTGCGACCATTGCCAGAACACCTTTCTTATGAGAAAATAAGTCAGGAAATCGATCCTGATAAAGATGTCGATGGGATGAGTCCGTTTAATATTGGTAAAACTTTTGCGCCTAAGCCAACTGACTTTGTTCCGATTACACCGATGTCTGTGATGCGGATGTTAGAGCATTATGAGATTAATGTAAAGGGGAAAGAAGTGGTTGTGGTCGGTCATAGTTTGGTGGTTGGCCGTCCCTTGTCGATGTTGTTAGTTGATAAAGGGGCGACGGTAACAATTTGTCATATTGACACGAAGGATACCAAAGCGCATACGCAAAAAGCGGATGTTTTAGTAACAGCTACAGGTAAAAAATGGTTGATTACCAAAGACCATGTCAAAGAAGGCGCAGTGGTTGTTGACGTTGGAACGTCCTATGAAGTGGACGGCAAGGTTTACGGCGATGTGTTTTTTGATGAAGTGGAACCAATAGCGTCTTATATTAATCCTGTTCCTGGTGGGATCGGATCGATTACAAGTGAAATTTTATCTGAGCGGGTGATTTATTCCGCTTCAAAAGGTGTTGAAGGTTAA
- a CDS encoding bifunctional folylpolyglutamate synthase/dihydrofolate synthase, with translation MNYEEAMTAIRFQGQEGSILRLSTMEVLLEASGNPQIGMQFIHVAGTNGKGSVSQYVYSVLIAAGYKVGMYTSPSMISFNERMQINRQLISDEDLIALADDVKSRIGDVAVSPTEFEWITALAFHYFHREACDFVILEVGLGGRLDATNVIDKPLVSVITKIGLDHQDVLGETLEEITREKAGIIKEGVSVVAYPLQEAGVFETLDTVCAEKSADLVVPDLIELDIISAQPDAQVFSYKGLTDLRLNMLGVYQFYNAVTALEVVFILRGLYGLELSDSAIRRGLAEGRMIGRFEIVHQAPTVILDGAHNPQGVTALAESIRRLFPGKRIVAVVGVLKDKNLADMIDLIDDLVSSYQLVLPNSMRSFSLDEMAAVIQTHSQKPLQTNKYLRNAFGTAMDVVGDDEIIVCFGSLYLMAEAYAFFN, from the coding sequence ATGAATTATGAAGAGGCGATGACTGCTATTAGGTTCCAGGGTCAAGAAGGCAGCATTTTGCGATTGTCGACCATGGAAGTTTTGCTTGAAGCATCGGGGAATCCTCAAATAGGGATGCAGTTTATCCATGTGGCCGGGACGAATGGCAAAGGTTCTGTGAGTCAGTATGTCTATTCTGTCTTAATTGCCGCTGGCTATAAAGTTGGCATGTATACATCACCATCCATGATTTCTTTCAATGAACGCATGCAAATTAATCGCCAGTTGATCAGTGATGAGGACTTGATTGCTTTAGCGGATGATGTCAAGTCGCGAATAGGCGATGTAGCCGTTTCGCCGACAGAATTTGAATGGATAACAGCTTTGGCTTTTCACTATTTTCATCGAGAAGCTTGTGATTTCGTGATTTTGGAAGTCGGCTTAGGTGGTCGACTGGATGCCACTAATGTGATTGACAAGCCGTTAGTGTCGGTCATCACCAAGATTGGTTTGGACCATCAAGATGTTCTAGGTGAGACGCTTGAAGAGATTACGCGTGAAAAAGCAGGAATTATTAAGGAAGGCGTGTCGGTAGTGGCTTATCCACTACAAGAAGCTGGTGTGTTTGAAACGCTTGACACTGTTTGTGCGGAGAAATCGGCTGACTTAGTGGTTCCTGATTTAATTGAACTTGACATTATTTCTGCCCAGCCCGACGCTCAAGTCTTTTCATATAAGGGTTTGACTGATTTGCGGCTGAATATGCTGGGTGTGTACCAGTTTTATAATGCCGTAACGGCTTTGGAAGTGGTATTTATTTTAAGGGGTTTGTATGGGCTTGAGCTGTCTGATTCTGCGATTCGGCGAGGTTTGGCTGAGGGGCGGATGATTGGGCGGTTTGAGATTGTCCATCAGGCGCCGACTGTGATTTTGGATGGCGCTCATAATCCCCAAGGCGTAACGGCTTTGGCTGAGAGCATTCGGCGGCTTTTTCCGGGCAAACGGATTGTGGCGGTCGTGGGCGTTTTGAAGGACAAGAATTTGGCTGACATGATTGATCTGATTGACGACCTTGTGAGTTCGTACCAGCTCGTTCTGCCTAACAGCATGCGCAGTTTTTCTCTGGATGAGATGGCTGCCGTGATTCAAACCCACAGTCAAAAACCCCTTCAAACCAATAAATATCTCCGTAACGCGTTTGGGACGGCTATGGACGTGGTGGGTGACGATGAAATCATTGTTTGCTTCGGTTCATTATATTTAATGGCTGAAGCGTATGCTTTTTTTAACTAA